In the genome of Thunnus albacares chromosome 8, fThuAlb1.1, whole genome shotgun sequence, the window CACTATGCTGCCCTACAAAGGAAAAGTGCACTTTTTTGCACCAATCTAAAGTGCAGTATCTGCTCTTCAAtttgttagttttgttgttCTACTGCTTCATTTACTGAAGTTATTGGGGTTTTTAGCTTTGCAGTATCTGCAAAAATGCACTGTGAAACCAAGGCAGAGTGCAGTAACTTCACTTACtgcagtttgtctttgttttaggACCAACTTTGAAAACGAGGTTGCTAGTTACTGCTTCTTTATAGGTGACATCCTGAACAAAGTGAGTGATGTCAAAATGTGAACTCTTTGACAGAGGGAAGAAACTCTTAAAGATGGCACTATCCCATGTAGTGACCAGACAGCAGTGGAGGACATAACACTCAAATTTTTCAAACCTGGGCACAGTTTCACGAGAGCAGATTCTATCCACCGTGATGTGGAGCTGGCAATGAAGAAGCACCCTGGTGGAAAACTGTATGACTTTGAAGACTTTGACGTCATCAGCAGGTCCAGCCCCAACAATGAAGTCATCAAACTCAAGAACGAGGATGTCCTGGTTTGGAAGGGTGGCCAAAGTCTGGCAAAGCTCAAGAAGACTGGGGTGAAGCTGGCTAGCAGGAGAGAGATTCAGGCCAGGAAAGGCTCCAAGAATCTCTTCTACAAGACCTCTCATGACCAGGAAGAACACTGTGAGCTCGACTCCCTGGAGAAGGATTTGAAGAGGAAGCAGTCAGGGCCACCATCTCGCCTCCGTGAGGAGGACAAAGGAGTATCTCTCAGCAAGAAGACAGACATCATCAACAAGCTCATCCCTCTTATGCCAGAGACCAGGAGACACTTCTGTAAGGAATTGAAAGTTTCTGAGACTGCTGTTGAGGATGCCCTGGCCAATGAAACTGTTACAGAATTACATGTGTAGGCCTATCTCCCGTCAAAGCATTCAGaattaatcaattgattaattgatatcAATTAATTGTCCAATTCATATTAATTGTTGTTTACATATCCACACATACAGACCTGTAACTGTAAGAGTTTGTTCATAACATTAAAAGTCATTTCCACTTGTTGTACTTcattagaatagaatagaatagaatagaatagaatagaatagaatagaatagacaTCTTTATTGTCCACTCAATTACATTAAAAACTAAGATATTCCTCACACAATTCTTACTTCAGTTTATCACTGTTTGGCCATATGATTGTACTGCAGTAAAACAAAGGCAAAGTGCATTTTTATTAGCCGTAAAGCTGCCAAGGTCAGCCTGAAGGTCAAACTACAATATGCTTGAAATTCACTGCACTCTCATCTAATCAATCATAAACTTGGTAGTTACATATAATTTGATGCTTACACTtggcaaacaaaaaacacaaaaagcactACTACTGCACTTTGGCTTTGTAGGGCAGaatgaacatttgcacattccagatcaatattttgttaatttcattCTCTTCAATTAAAGtttaaacctgtagcagctcttctcgcttagaatatatttcaaatattttttattttttaaatttctttctatcttttttaatattatttaaatgacttacttacttattatttagaattacttaattttgtgtatatttttgactgctttgcaccacaacaccatgcaaattccttgtatgtgcaaacctacttggcaataaacatGTTTCTGATTCTGTACATTCTGTATATGGCTGCATATCGATGCAATGAATGCTACTTTCTTGATGCCTGATTTTAGGACAACATATTCTTTTTGTCTGCATTTTGCCAATGTTTAACAGTGACAGtataagagacagacaggaaacatggggagAGAGACAAGCAACAAAATGAACATCGAACACTAGAGGTTGCAGTTTAACCTGTGACCAAGTTACAGTGACTGAATAGCTAAACATGTGTCAGGCACATATAGTGTGATAAAAtcttattataatattataatccTGGtgtaaacagataaacagattttgatttttatgacattttaggGGCCAGACTTTTATGGTGTACAAGTACTTTTCAGAATGAGTACTCTTTTaagcgtctgtgtgtgtcttgagTCATGACAAAGGcagacatttacagaaataGTTAGAACACAAATTCTTTTCacttaattaataacattacCATATTGCTGTCACAGTGAGAAATTAAAAGAGAGATTTAAGCAGAGATGTGTTGCTCTAAGCTTGGCTGTTGTAGGTATTATGGTCAGTCTTGGTTAGAGTACTGTGCCCTATGTGCAGCTCGTTGTTAGTGATGGGAGACGGTTCCAACAATCTCAGAATGTAATTTTTGGATGTTTGACTTGGATGATCTTTGTCATCATCTTTGTTGTTAGTATGTTGTAACCAGCCGCCCGGGCTCCTGCATTTTTACTATGAAAGACCATCTTAgtcaaaaatgaatttatatTAGACTAACctgactaaactaaactaaaaaaaacgAATCTTGGTTGTGAAACTGACCAGTTTATACTATATgtgcatttttatacattttaatggtGACACTGGTGCTACATATGTAGGTTTTTTATGGAAGAAATTGTTCACCAACAACATATGACATGAGTTTGTATCAATATTTAGTACACTCAGTTCTGACATCCCATGGACAATCATGCACCTTACATATTTTGGGTATAAGGTGCTGTTATCATATGTAATACTTTGTGTAGATTATTCaggtatctatctatctatctatctatctatctatctatctatctatctatctatctttctatctatctatctatctatctatctatctatctatctatctatctatctatctatctatctatctgtctatctatctatctgtcttttAGACATTACACTTTGAAacaaccccctccccccccccgaatgtttcatgttaaaaagcaaaaatgatcCATTCTTTctcatggtggcagcaatatGATGCTGTATTTGATTAAATtagatgtttgttgttgttgttttttttccagtgactTCTGTGAATGTCTgtctttatctttttattaCTATGAGTGGATTCTGCTTTTGCTGGTTGTGGTCACTCTTTCCATTTGGATGCTCTCATATAAGCTGCAATTTTGagttctgttttctgtctcagTCATCCTACAATTATTATTCATCTGCAGTATGTTCTCCTTTTGCATTATTTCAGTTTAGATGCAATTCTTTTGacttttgtgcattttaaatcTGTTTCATACAACAGATTTGTCTTGTGAACATTAATCGGGGGCGGGGGTGAGTTTTTTAAATGGACCTATGGCTGATAAGCATCAGTCATACATTCGATTGTGTGTGGCTGATAGGGCTTCCGACCATGACgcaataacaacaatatatcCTGATTGGGCAAACCTTTCTGACGTATCACCTCACTAAGTTTCCCATTGGTCAGAGGCAGTAGGTTAAACTGGGGATCGTATTTTTGTTCCTGTGTCAacgaaaagaagaaaagaacagtAGACAGTGAGACCGGGATAAGTTTTCATCAAAGATAGTTCTTTTTTTCACACCTTAACGGAAAAGTCTCCTCACATCTGACACCAGCCAGATCTCCACTCCTTTTGAAGATGGTAAGTGGGATGATAGCCGAGCTCACAGCTAACGGCTAACGGGGGTAGCTACTAGCTTGATCCGATGTTTAGCCGTCGCCAGCCGTCGAGCTCCCTCATTCGGGTTATGTCTATTTACTGGAATCTCTGGCGTTAATTAAAAGTCTTTATGTACGGCTTTTCAATTTAATAAATACATGGACTATAATAAATGTCGTAtatcaaattttaaaatcacCGCGCACCTTGTATCATTAATTATCGGATTGAGGCTAGGCTAGTGTTGCTAATGTAAAGTTACATATCAAGTGGATGGTCGCTAACGGGCTCTTTATTATCTTCCCATTAACGTTATATCAGCGTTACCCAGCGTTAGTGATGTTGTTAAAGGCAAATACACTTCAGCCTAAATTTAACGCTGAACATATACGCGTTAAGTTAGCTGAACTTCTGTTAACGTTATTCACTAGCGTTAAGTTAGGTGCTGCCTGTAAAGCAAAAAAGCTTTGATTTGATTCAGTGTCAAGAGTTCAAATGATTATGAATATAGAGTTTAAATTGAAGAGAAAGAACTGTCGTCCATCagtaagagaggaaaaaaaagtttatttaatgtCGATGGTGGATTTGTTTCATGGCAGTTTGATTTTGAGTGCTAGTTCGTCTTAGTTGattgttaaattattaacaCCAGTGTACTGAAAGAAATCTGTGTGAATGTTTATTAAAGATAGTCACATTGGTTTGTTTTAGTGTTGAAACAGTAGATTGATTATTTTGATAAAGGCTGTTTATTAGATGTACAGTGACCATATGCACTAACGTTAGAGCTACAACGATTAGTCCATTAATCGATcgtcagaaaatgaatcagcaactattttgataatggactcatcatttctgtaatttttcaagcaaaaatgttgactgtttgatggttTCGGTTTCTCAAATGTggaagatttgctgttttcattttcatataaatgatattttacactgttagtatgatttttaaaaaagaaattagaCATCACTGTGtcctctgagaaattgtgaatgccatttttttttcaatattttgtaacatttaatagactaaatgattaaccaagaaaataattgtttaattgtctgaaggaaaataatcattagttgtagttGTAGTCCAAGTTTAAATACAAGTGcaaaacaagtttaaaaagaCGTCCCTTTATTACTATAAGACCACAATATTTGTTTGCATGATTTGTACTGGTATTTGTTGGCAGCAAAAAAAGGGGACTGTTAAAGCTTTCCCACACTGGTGTAGACAACCTATCAAGCACTAGATCTGGTTTACAGTTATATTGGTGCATTTAACTACTTTCTGTCCACCAAGGTGAACTTCATCCCCTTCAGTCAGTAAGTTAATACTGTTAGTAAAGCGGCTTGACGATTTCTCAAAACACATCTAACTTTTAGGTTTTCTTTTATAACAGGACTTATATTTGCACATGCACAACCTGAGTTGGCTTAACTACTTTTTTGTCTCTCCAGAACTCCAATGTGGAGAATTTGCCCCCTCATGTTCTTCGCTTGGTATACAAAGAGGTTTCAGCTTTAGCAGCAGACCCGCCTGAGGGTATCAAGATTTATCCCAGCGATGAAGATATTACTGAATTGCACACAGCCATTGAAGGACCGGGTAAGGATTGCAATACAATGTCGCATAAAGACTCTGATGAATTAGTTTTGTTACGTGAAATCGAAGAGATCAACTTAATAGTAAATTCAGCTCATACATAaatctgtattgtttttttagaATCTCACACTCTTTCATCTCTACAGTCTCTCACTGTATTGCCTCACGTACCATGGTTTTAAggatgttaaattaaattactgaAAGGTCAGCAGAGCAACCtgaatttggacattttaatgATGGAACAGCTTAACAGACACATAACAATCACACAAGGCTTAAGTAGACCATATACTGCActccaaaaaataaaagaagttgGCTTGCTATTATTAAATGGCCTAATTTTTTCCCTTCATAATCATCCAGCTAACCTATGAAGTTATTCCTACAATAAAATCATCCAGTTTTGTAATTACATGACTCCCTGGCCTTTAGAGTGCCAGTACTTCTTAATTTAGAGCTAACTTTAGCCAGTGAGGCAACTCGTAGCTCATGGTTGGTTGTGCACCACTCATATAATTACAACTTCCAATGCATGTTGCATCCATGTCATGCTTCACGTCAGCTGCCTCACCACTACACATTTAGTAAAATAACTTGATAACCATTTGGCAGTGAAGAGATTTCACCTAATGACCAACGCTATATTTTCAGCTGGTGGTAATAACACCTCGTAGCTGTTATGTTAGCTCTTATGTCGTCTAAGCTCTTACAGTTGTCTCCTCCACAATACTGTAGGTTGTTGGTTATAAGCCGATCTGCCAGCAGACCTTGTTTATGCCTCCTCAAAAATGTACGTTATTGTGTAAAGGATTCATTCTAGATTTTGCTAATTACATGTGTGATACACATCTGGCTCAAACCATCCAGCCAGTAATGTTCAATCTGTCATGTCACTACAAACTCATTGCTTCAGTAGGCATTGAAGAGCCTGATACTTCCACCACAGAGCACCTTCTCCGCAACACTTTGATTTATTAGGTGCTGATACTCTGCCAAGTTTTGCTTGTTGCATTCTTCAGTCAAAGGCAGTGTATTTGTCAGCTGTTGTAGATCATGTAGTCATTAACTTCAAGTGGCAACACAATAAGGTCACATATTCAttagtgtgtgtgactgctttCATCATAACctaaattaattgttaatttaGGGGCAAGGCGTTTGATCTGTGATGGACTTTGatgtaatgttttctgtttttgtcagttgactCAGTTGCCGCTCTGTgaccttctttctttttattgagCAAGATTGGCACAGTCAGGACATACTGTTCATGTGATGAATTCTTTATGCTTTGACAGAGGGAACTCCATTTGCTGGTGGCATTTTCCGAATGCGTCTGGTCCTCGGGAAGGACTTCCCTGCTGTTCCACCCAAGGGGTATTTCTTGACCAAGATTTTCCACCCCAACGTGGGTCACAAAGGAGAGATCTGTGTCAACGTGTTGAAGAGGGACTGGAAGGCAGAACTCGGCCTCAGACATGTCTTACTTGTAAGAGGGATCATCagtctttgttgttttgattgtcAGTTGCGTTGATTTCGCTGCAGTATTTTTAAACTACCATCTTTTTCCCGTGTTTCCCCACAGACAATCAAGTGTCTTCTCATCCATCCGAACCCAGAGTCGGCTCTGAATGAAGAGGCTGGACGCTTGCTCCTAGAGGACTATGCAGAATATGAGTCCCGTGCTCGTCTGCTCACAGAGATCCACGCCATGGGCGGGCCTGGCGGGACCTCTGGGGCACCTCAGGACCCTAACGACGGCCCACAGCCGAAGAAGCATGCAGGCGACCCTATGAAGAGAGCGGGacccagtgcagcagcagtGCCAGCAGCTCTGGGTAACGGAGCTAATGGAGCCAGTACCACCACCAGCAATAGCAACAATAGTAGTAGCACTAATAATGTAGCAGGGAAAAAGAAAGCAGATAAAAAGCGTGCATTGAGGCGACTTTAATACCTCAGTAaaattcagtgtgtgtgcgtgtgcgagagtgtgtaaatataaatattgaagTGTGCTGACGATGtttttgttcccttttttttccccgcCTCTTTCTACCACCGATCCAGACTGTCCACTTTTTACTCATACCTTCCCCTTTGCTCTGCCACTAGTTTGTCTCGTCCTGTTGGCATTACAGGTTCGTTAATTATTTCCATACCTAAAAGACATGACGAAAGATATTTGTTCctcttttaaaagaaagaagactCCTTCACTGCGAAAATCATGTCATCGGTTGCATTTTTCCCTTGGCCTATTGTGAATGAATGACACCTGAAATGGGTTTTCACTGTGCTAAACATGGCCTCTAATGTCTGTCCATTAATGAGACATTACTATTATTGTCCTAGATCAGCTGTGAACATGATGTCGGCTCTTtttaaactgtctcctgctAAATGCCGCTGTGATGGTACTGTGTACTGCTCAGCCAGGCTCACTCCGAGCCTAAACCAGGATATAATTTACAGTAAAGTCAGGTTTTCAAATTGAGCTGCAAGGAAAATAATGGTAGAAGTTGCTAAACAATTATGCAAGAAGTCATTGGGAGAGAAGTATTAATGTCACATGAAATAgtgaaaatcttttaaaattgttttccattttgtgaTCTGAATGAAGTAAAGGTATGGAAAGAGTTAGCAGTGGAGTATAGAAAGTCTGTCATTGTTCTTCATAAAATCTCTATCcctttaagtttttatttttctaaaatggTTTCACTGTCCAGTATTTTCAAAAGTTGTTTATAATTGACATGTCCATATTCAGCTGtcttgtggttgtgtgtgaAGACCTAGATGAGTGGCTGTAAGGGATTAGGGTAGGTTGCAAGGCTACGTTAATAGAAAATGAATCCTCTTTTATCTGTATTGAACATACAGTGGTGTGACTCGCTTATACTACCCCCTGCTCCCCTACAAAGCAGTATGTGCTCTCAAATACCCAGCTTTCCAACCAGCCATGTGGGTACCAGAGAAGACATCAGTAGGAGAAGCTCCACGTTTGATAGAAATCGTCTCCTCACCCCCGTTGCACCGGCAGGATTTCTTTGAGCaggttttctctctgtgctAAATGCATGCGGGGCCTACATTTCCCAAGGAAACACACTGAAGCTCTGTCTTAGTTGGAACGGAAAAGGTGCCTCTGAAACTCCTGTCACCGTGCAAACTGTTAGGTGGATATTTTTGTGtccattttaaattatttaagttaataaaacattgaaatacgagaagtgaaatgaaaaatgagtcatatttgCTCTTTTATTTGATGTCGTTTTTGCTTGCATAATTATTTGTTATGGTAAAAAATGAAGCTGTTCTGTAGTGAAGTCTCAGTGTAGCTGCTGGGAATTGATACTAGGGTGAAGCTTTTACCGTTCAGTGACGTATAATAGCActtaattttgtttatagtgGCGTCCTGTTCTGCAGTGATGGAATAACCATTATGAGAAAACCAGTAATTGCATCCACCCCAGCAAACCAGTGAGTGAAAGTGCACCCGGTAGAGCGTCATTGGACCATCTAATGACTGGCTACGCTGGCCTCCCACCCACCCGTGTAGAAATAGCAGCCTGCCATGCAGGTAATCATCAGGCCCTTGGACACCTGGGTGCTCCTGATAACTCTTTACACACCTTCCCCAAGCCGCATTTTGGAAGTGCTTACCTCCTTCCACACCTGGCATCCACCTCTAGCATTGTCTTTGCCGCTATCGTTGAAGAAACACTTCAGAATAATGTAATGTGTTATGACATCAATCTTAGTGGTCTCATATGTGGTCTGGGTTTCCAGCCTCACATACAACGTTATGGTGTTGATCATGATTCACCCTGTAATCACTGATTCCAGTTCATTTAACATAGTCCTTGGTTTAAATTTATAGAAAAAACCTTAATTCATTCATGTGTCAGAGATCTAAGGATTGTGAGGAAGCAGCTACTGTATTTGACAGCAGGGGCGGACTTAACCATCAGGCAACAGCCTGGGGTCCCCGAATAAAAGGCCCCCAAACAGCTATAGATTTATCgtgatgtttagatatgaaaaatactgaattatGTTATTATACTAACTCATTGTACCCAGAAATATCTTACAAAAGACCCCCAAAGCACTTAAAAATTATGCAACTGTGTTATttctacttcagaggaaaacactgaatcactacattgacagataaatgttacactaattcagattttactcatgaaatataacaaataaaatatgatgcattattattcattaaactaTCCAGAATTACACTAAACAGAATTAAAAGCTCCACCTTGAACAGATAAGTAAATTTAAGTACGTTGTACTAGTAATACCtctctttaaaggaccagtgtgtaaaatttagtggcatctagcggtgaatACAGCTCCCCCACCAAGCGTGTAggacagtggttctcaaccttttttggGTTCCAGGTCCCTTACCATACCcccatcaattaaaatgtaggTTAATTGTCTCCCCTGAATATTAAGGTtgattattattctgtgttatatctttaaaaaaagcatgTCATTGGATGCCAAATAACAGATTTGATTTAATAGCATAGCATCGGCCAGCTCCGATGAGGGTGTGAGAACTAAACAGCTGAGCTCCAAAGACGCCAATACAAACATTTCagattttcttaattttcaGGCTGTTTTTGTGGATTTCAAGCTAGTCACGGTTAAATGTTGTGCCTGGGGCATGTGTAATAGTGATACTAGTTACCCGGAGAGATTAGAAGGAAATGTACGTTTCTTCTGCTTTCCAAAACCTTGAAAAGTGTAGGCTGTGGATAAAGTCATGTGGACGTCCAAACTCCCAGTTGAACCCCTCAAAGATCAACAAGCACAGCTATGTCTGCTCCAAGGTAAGTAATTACTTTTGCTAACCGTAAAATAAACATTGAGAccattttatgttgttattagCAGATGTTAGCTGGTTAATTTAAATCTTAAATTAGCCGTCCATGGTACTAGCAAGCCTAGCCAGCTAAGCAAATATGGCTTAGCTGGTGTTAACAGCTCTGGATCAACAGTTTGCAACGTTGGTAAAGTTAGACTAATGTTAGCTTTGTTACTCTTGATCTAGCCAGCTTGCAAAATTTAAGATGTTACAGTTGAGCTCTAGCAAACCAAGTGGGTACCTTGATGTCTAAATTTTAGATTAAAAGTTCATTATTTGTCATTATGTTACTATTTCAGCACTTTGTCAATGGGCAGCCCAGTCCCAAATGCCCAAATCCTGCTTCTGGTCTCGTTCTTGATCATGAagagcagccaatcagaaagcgGTAATTTGGTGCCAAACAGGAAGCGTTCTTATTAATTGTACCAAAGTAAAACAAGAGCAGCCTAACAAGGAAAAATCTGAggctactggaaaaaaaacaggatatgTATCCATAGCTAAGGTGTTCATTAGAAAACTGGTGGCATTTTTCCTACACACTGCCCCTTTAAATCTTCACCTTTAAGTGAAAAATTTAAATATCAAGACTTTTACTTCAAcagtattaatagttttactcaagaaaaaagttttgattACTTCTGCCAGTACCAACATTCCCAGTTTGAGAAAGGATGATGGCATTTACCTGGGGCCCCCAAAACCACTAAACCCGCCCCTGTGTGACAGTATTGAGCAACAAATACAAACCCTCTACTATCTCTCCTCCACTCTTTCACGTTTTTCCTCATGTCCGAACTGTCCCCTGCTCGTCCTAAACTTAAATAAATCCCCGAATGGCCAAATGTAGGTTTGTGTCTAATTGATAGTTTCGCTGACGCTCCAGTGTTAAAGCTTTTGCGCCAATCCTCTCCCCTTCCCTGTTTTCATCGCTTTCATAATTGCCACCAACATAATGACACAGTTGCTGTGGCaaccatgtctctctctctcagtgtgtgtgtgtgtgtgtatgtatgtatgtgtgtctctctctttctgtctcacacacacacacacttacacacacacactttgaatCTCGCAGGTCCTCCGCTGAATTTACCGGCTGCTTCAATcttgcaagtttttttttttaatttttaattgcgTTTTCATCGCGTTAATTGTCTCATCCTTGCCTTTCACTTTTGAAAAGTAGTCAAATCCCTGAccgatattttttatttttgtcagtgCCAATAACATGAAGGCCATACGGTCATTCAGTTAAAGAGGGAAATGAAATGGAGGGCAATAAAGATGAACGCCACCAGTTGAATGACCGTCAGCTCAGCGCCGAGAAGAGTTGAGAGTCTCATCGGCACCAGTCTGACTAACCAATCACAGCGCTCCCTCACTGGCGGACCTCCGTGGGGCCAGTCGCAGTTATAGGCGGTGTAACCTATCTCTCTTGGAAATTATGAAGGGAACCTGCCTCAGTCAATTTCAGATGGAGAAAAGTTAAAttaggggattttttttttttggtgatttgacattttttgcgCTTAATCAGGCTGCTGAATTACTGCGGTTTCTCCAGGATAGTTAACTTGTGCGGATTTTTTCTCGATGTATAGTTTAATTGCCTTGTCACTTGTATAAGAAAATCTCAGAACATCTCGTTGGGAACTGACTCTCTCTCCTGCTCGcgttttctctccctctctctctctctctctctttctgtcgtGAAAATGGATTATCGATAGCCTCATGGAGACGCAGCGAGAACGATTGAGATCTGCAGCACTTGtcaaaaacactgacatttaaaaaaaacaaacaaaaaacaaacaaaacaacagcaacaacaacaaaaaaaaaaaacaggtggcAGATCCAGCAACAGTTCACGCTGTCCTGATCATCCTCAGCTACAATAACAGGCTGCCATCTGAGAGACGCTGAGATACAGTGCGCAGGCTCTTCCCAGCGCTCTTCTCCAGCATCAAACCCCAGAGCAACGCACAGGTAAGGCACGACATTATGCACCTTTTATTAACGCAACGCCAATTACGCGAATTACAGGTAAAAACCGTTTTATACCTTCACTGTATgcttctgtgtgtatgtaaaaatgAGTTTGGCATCTGTTTTTACACGCATCAGCTTGATTGGTGGctgtcaaacaaaacatttggaTGAAAAAGCTGCGCCACAGAAACAACTGCACATACGCTTTAAGGCTGAGgcagacatgtttttttatcacTTAAATCACTTAAATCGACAAGTCATAGTATATTATTAGAATATTGATATTAAGAACACTGATAATACACACCGACACATCCAGccggactacacacacacacatacacaccggCACGGATACACCCACGCACTCTTAGCCTACTGATAACATGCAAGTCATGTCCAAAACCCGCATGCTTCTTCATTGCAAGTTGCAACTTAGTAACCTAATGAATGGTGCGTTGTAGTGTAAGTAGTCATGTCCAAATCAGTTTGCCAATGCAAAGTCGTTGCGCAGCAGATATTTACTAAAAGACTAAAATCCCCCGCTGCTTTCTCTATAACTAAACTATGCCGCTAAACTATGCTATAACTGTCTGTTGTGTCGACATGACATGTATTGAGgatgttttttcccctcattgaTTTACATCACAGCGCGTCTTGCAACAGCGCttccaaagaagaagaagaaaaaaaagaggccattttgtttcattttccaaCAAACACCTGTTGAAATTGTTGCATGCCCACCCGTCTGCACAGCTCGCCAGCATCCTGCAACGAAAAGTAAAAAAGAGGGGGTCGTTTGGTTCATTTGCTTTGACACAATTGCGTGCAATGCCAGGAATCTGTTGAAACCCTTTttgtcctccctccctccagtGGCCACGTAACTCCGGGATGCATCTTCACAGTTGTGAATGTGGTGCCCATCACTCTTTGGTTCCTTGCTTTCTATAGGCCTATTACTCTCTTGCTGCATTGCTTCAACACAGTATGTAAAGAGAGATACCTATAGGAAAACATTTGCTTTTATATGTTGAGTCACTTTATCGGAATACTATATTTCAAGGTTTTTGAATGCAGGAGGACCGGCcctctgtattttttaaagatgaactGGCATGTTTGCTTTCAATTGAAAAATCTCATGCATTgagaaaaagctgtaatttCACGTTTATTGGGGAATCGTTTGGCTCTCTGGCCAGAAAATCCTCATCGAGTGAGTGGAGTCACCGAAAATATGGTAATGTAAGTTGAGCC includes:
- the ube2s gene encoding ubiquitin-conjugating enzyme E2 S; protein product: MNSNVENLPPHVLRLVYKEVSALAADPPEGIKIYPSDEDITELHTAIEGPEGTPFAGGIFRMRLVLGKDFPAVPPKGYFLTKIFHPNVGHKGEICVNVLKRDWKAELGLRHVLLTIKCLLIHPNPESALNEEAGRLLLEDYAEYESRARLLTEIHAMGGPGGTSGAPQDPNDGPQPKKHAGDPMKRAGPSAAAVPAALGNGANGASTTTSNSNNSSSTNNVAGKKKADKKRALRRL